The DNA segment TCAGGTCGGTGGACAGGTCGACGTCCATGTAGGCGAGGACCGGCGCCTCGGAGGCGGACCACACGGCCCGCAGGGCGCGTCCGCGGCCCTTCCGCTCCAGCCGGAACGCCGTGACCTCGGGGATCTCCGCCGCCAGCCGGTCCGCCACCAGCGGGGTGGTGTCCGTGGACGCGTTGTCCGCGATCGTGATGCGGAAGGGGTACGGGAAGGTGCGTGTCAGGTGCGCGTGCAGTCCGCGCACGCACGGTTCGAGGTCCTTCTCCTCGTTGAGGACGGGGATCACCACGTCCAGGACGGGCGTACCGGCGTCCTCGGCCGGCAGGTGCTCCCGCGCCGGCAGGGCGCCGGGAGAAGAGTCGGTTCGCATGGACCGACTCTTCTCAACTGCCCTGTCGCACCCGTGTGGTGGCGCTGTGCGGGGGCTGTGAGTCCTGTTGCCCACCGGGACCGGAGACGCGCCCGACGGTTCCGGAGACCTGCCCGACGGCTCCGGAGACCGGACGCGGGGTGGGGGTGGCCGGGCTCGGGACGGGTGCGACCGGGCTCGGGACAGGTGCGACCAGGCTCGGGACAGGGGAGGCCGGGCTCGGGACAGGGGAGGCCGGGTCGGATGCGGGGGCGACCGGGTCGGATGCGGGCAGCCGGACGATGAACACGGTGCGCCCCGGGGCGCTTTCCACGCTCACCGCACCGCCGTGCGCGGCGGCGACGGCCCGCACGATGGCGAGCCCCAGACCGGTGGAGCCGGTGGCGCGGGAGCGTGCGGAGTCGCCCCGTGCGAACCGTTCGAAGACGTGCGGCAGCAGCTCGGGCGGGATGCCGGGCCCGTCGTCCTCGACGTCGGCGCACAGCCACGGCCCCTGACGCCGCACGCGCGCGGTGACCGTCGTACCGGGCGGGGTGTGGGTGCGGGCGTTGCCCAGCAGGTTCACCAGCACCTGCTGGAGGCGGGCCGCGTCGGCCGGGGCTAGCGCCGGTTCGTCGGGCAGGTCGAGCCGCCAGTTGTGGGCCGAGCCGACCGCGCGTGCGTCGCTGACGGCGTCCACGACGAGCGGCACGAGGTCGGTCCGCTCGAACCGCAGCGGCCGCCCCGCGTCCAGCCGGGCGAGCAGCAGCAGGTCCTCGACGAGGAGGGTCATCCGGCCCGCCTCGGACTCGATACGGCCCAGCGCGTGCCGGGTGTCCGGGCCGACCTGTTCGCGGCCGCGCCGGGTCAGCTCGGCGTAGCCGCGGATGGAGGCGAGCGGGGTGCGCAGCTCGTGGCTGGCGTCGGCGACGAACTGCCGTACCCGCGTCTCGCTCCGCTGGCGGGCGTGCAGGGCGTCGTGGACGTGGTCGAGCATGCGGTTGAGCGCGGCGCCGACCCGGCCGACCTCGGTGTGCGGGTCGCACTCCGCCTCCGGGACGCGCTCGCTGAGGTTCACCTCGCCGCTGTGCAGGGGCAGTTCGGAGACGCGGGTGGCGGTGGCGGCGACCCTGCGCAGGGGGCGGGTGGCCACGCCGACGATGACGGTCCCGGCGATGCCGGCGGCGACGAGCCCGGCGACGGTGACGCTGACCTCGATGAGGATCAGGGTGCCGATCGTGCCGTCGGTGTCCTTGGTGGGGATGCCGACGTAGAAGTCGCCGTTGGGGCCGTGGGCGTACTGCACCCGGTAGGAACCCAGCCCGGGCACCCTCACGGTGTGCGGCTGCCCGTCCCGCGGGACGGAGTCGAGGGCGGCCAGCTGGGCGCCGTCGAGGGACCTGGCAATCATCTGGAGGGTGGCGGCCGACTTCTGGCCCAGCTCGCCCTCGGTTGCACTGCCGTTCTCGACCTCGGCCGCGATGGTGAACTGGGGCTGTGGGCCGCGGGTGACGAATGCGGACAGGCTCTTCTCGCCGCCGAACCGGCCGGTGTGCCCGATGCCGGGCCCGGCCGCATTTCCTTGAGCTGTCGGCTTGCCCTGGCCCAGCGGCTCTCCCTGGCCGGGCGGGGCGAACTCCCCGGACAGGCGCCTGCCCGCCTCGTGCAGCCCGCCGTCCAGCTGCTCGTACAGATGCGAGCGCAGGGCCAGCGTGGTCACGGAGCCGATCACCGCGCACACCACGGCGATCAGCGTCACGGACGCGACGACGAGCCGTGTCCGCAGGGTGCGCGGCTGTCCCGCCCGCCCCCTGCGCGTACGCGGCCGTCGTCGCCCGCTCATGCCACGGCGGGCTTGATCAGGTAACCCGCCCCGCGCCGGGTGTGGATCATCGGCTCCCGGCCGGCGTCGATCTTCCTGCGCAGGTACGAGATGTACAGCTCGACGACATTGGCCTGGCCGCCGAAGTCGTACGACCACACCCGGTCCAGGATCTGGGCCTTGCTGAGCACCCGGCGCGGGTTACGCATGAGGAAGCGCAGCAACTCGAACTCGGTGGCGGTGAGATGGATGCTGTCCCCGGCCCGCCACACCTCGTGGCTGTCCTCGTCCAGGGTCAGGTCCCCCACCACGAGCACGGACTCCGAGCGGCGGTCCGCGGCCCCGGCCCGGCGGATCAGCCCGCGTAGCCGGGCCACGACCTCCTCCAGGCTGAACGGCTTGGTCACGTAGTCGTCGCCGCCCGCGGTCAGCCCGGCGATCCGGTCCTCCACCGCGTCCTTCGCGGTCAGGAACAGCACGGGCACGTCCGGAAGTTCACGCCTGAGCCGGCCGAGCACCGCCAGCCCGTCCATGTCGGGCAGCATCATGTCCAGCACGACGGCGTCGGGCCGGAACTCCCTAGCCGTCTGCACGGCCCCCTGCCCGTCCCCCGCACTCCTGATCTGCCAGCCCTCGTACCGCAGAGCCATGCTCAGCAGTTCGGTGATGGACAGTTCGTCGTCCACCACGAGCACACGGACGGGGCTCCCGTCCGGCCTCAGCAGTTCGGTGCGTCCTTGGGAGGAGGTCGTCGTCATGGTGGCCACCTTGTCGGCGACCTCTGAGAAGAGGCTTTCCTCAATCTGTGATTTCCCTGAGAAACGCACAGGTGACTCTCAGGGAACACCTGGGAACCGCTCACCCGTGACTGTGGCTGTGACCGTGGCTGTGGCTGTGCTCGACCCGGGCGATGTGGATCGTGTACCGCTCGAACCACCGCTCACGGCCGCGCCGTTTGGCCGCCAGGTGGTCGGGGTGCCGCCGCCACTCCTCGATCCCCGCGAGGTCGCGGAAGTAGGCGACGGAGATGGCGAGTCCGCCGGGGGTGCGGGCGAAGTCCTCGCCGAGGAAGCCGGGGACCTCCCGCACGAGGCGGGAGAGGTGGGCACCGGTGCGGTCGTACGCGTCAGGGTCCTCGGGATCGTCGGCCGTACGGGTGGAGGTGAACACGACTGCGTAATAAGGGGGTCGGAGGGCGGGGGTCGGACCGGGGACGACAGGACTGTCCTGCTGATCACTCATGGCGTCCACGATGTCCGCCGGCGCCGGAGCGGGTCCATGGACCTTGCCCAAAGGGATCCGTACGGGATCCAAGTCTTGACCTTGGCGGCCCGGATCAGAAGAGACCTTCCTGCTCCCTCCTGAACTCCCGGACCGGCAACGTGACTTCACTGAGCCCCGCACGCAGCGGGGCCAGTCGCCAGCCGGGCAGCAGACGGGTGTCGAGGACGACGACGCCCCGCCCGGCGACGGCGAGATGCAGATCGGGTCCGGCGGCGGCGACCAGCTCACCGCTCACACGGCCGCCCGCGAGAAGCTCCACCACGTCCCCGACGGCAGGGTCCGCGCCGGCGATCCCGAACACACCGACATGATCGACGACTTGGCAGGGTTCACGGGTGAGCGATTCGGGCCAGCCGCCGAGGTCGACCGCCCGCGCGTGCAACTCCGTGATCTCCGCCGCCCGTTCGGCCTCGGTCGCCGGCAGGGTGGACCGCACCGCCCGCTTCACGGCGTACGGGATCCGGTCCGGGACCTGGAGGGCGGCCCGGAGCAGCTCCTCGGTGCGCCGGGCGGCCATCAGCGGACCGGTACCGAGCCAGCTGAAACAGACGGCGCCCTGTTCGAGCAGCCGCGCCGAACCCCGCTCGAGGGCCGTGATGCCGACCTTGACCAGGCCGGGGCCGAACCAGGCCAGGTAGACGCGGTACGGCCGCGGGTCGTCCGCGATCGTGTCGGCGGCCACGGAGTGCGCCCGGTCCAGCCGCGCGCACTCCTCGCACCGCGCCCCCTTACTCCGCCCCGGCACCACCGCCCGCACCGGGCACGCGTTCCCCCGCGCGCCGACACACCCCCGCGCCGAGCCGTCCACGACCGCGAAGGCGACCCGCTTCCCCCGGGACAGCGCGCTGCGCCGTCCCCCGCCCCAGAGCAGGAGCGGCCCGTCCGGCGTCCAGCGCAGCCCGGAGCATTTCCATACGTGTGCGTCGTGTGCCATCACTCTTGAGGGTACGAGGAGGCGCTGACAGCGGTACGTGGACCGCGGCGCGCGGTAGCGTGTGAAACGGCCCGAAGCCGCAACCTCGCGATGCGACTTCGGGCCGTTCCTCTTCGGGCCGTTCCTCTTCGGGTCGTCCCTCTTCGGGCCGTCCCTCCGGCACACGGAGGCGGCGCCCGGCAAGATCCGGAAGACGGGTCCTACGGCAGCACGTACACCGGCCTCCCGTCCGCCGCACTGCCCACCTGCCGCATGCAGCCCCGCTTGATCAGCATCCGCACGCAGTCGTGGACACGGTCGAGGGTCAGTCCCGTACGGCCGGCGACCTCTTCCAGCCGGCAGGGAACGGGGCCCCTCACCAGCGCCGGCGCCAGGTAGGCGGCCACGGCGTGCACATCCTCGGTGACGACCAGGTTCTTCTCCCGCCAGGTCGCAAGCAGCCGCTGCGGTGTGATCACCGGGGGCGGGCCGGCCACGGGAGCGGGCGGCCGCAGCCGCTCTGCGATCACGTCAAGGGTGTCGGCGATCCGCCCGAGCACATCCTGCAGGCCGCCCGCGCGGGCACCAAGGACACTGAGGCGTGCGTCGATGCCGCCCAGGTGGTCGTTGGCACGGCCGAGGTTCTCGTCGACTCGGCCCAGATGTTCGCCGACTCGGCCCAGGTTCTCGTTGACTCGGCCCAACTGCTCGTTGCCCCGGCGCATCTGCTCGATCCGCTCCGACTGCGCGACCGCCAGCGCCTCGTCCGCCCGGATGTTCCGCTCCTCCAGCCTGACGATGGCGTCGGCGACCTGCTGCGGCATGAGGTACGCGGTGTCGCCGGTCGGGGCGGGCTGCACGGGGGCGGCCTCGAGAGTGTAGGAACCGTCGCGCTGGACGGTCGCGATCACTTCGGAGACCCAGGCTTTGAAGGGTGCGCACTCGGGCTTGGTGCAGCCGCTGACGAGGGCGATCAAACCCCGCAGACTGACCAGCTTCATCGACTTCTGCAGCCTGTGACCTGCGAGTTTGCGCAAGGCGTCTACTGGATAGACGCCTTGCGCAAACTCAGCGAGCCGCTTGGTGCAGTCCGGCGCGACGTGCCACAGGAGTGCTTGCCGCGTGTTCGCGTAGCCGAGATTCACCGCCACGTCCGCCGCCGGAAACCAGTGCTCGCCCTCCGGCGTTGTCAGCCTCCGCACCCGCGCCCCTGTGGCCGCGAACACGAAGTCGTTGACGTCGATCGCGTCCCGCCGCTGCTCCCCCGACTGTCCTGGTTGCCCCGACTGCCCCGACTGCGTGTCGTCGTACTCGTACATCGAGCATCACCTCCACCCCGGAAGCTAGGGACGCAAATCCCCAACTACCGTGCAGAGGAAGCACATTCACTCGATAGGTGTCAGAGGTATCGATTCCGCACCGGGTGTCACCCGGCCTCCCCGGGCACCGCAGCCCCCGCCACCTCGACCGACCGGCTGTCCCGCCCCCGTCCCGCCAGCCGGCAGGCCACGCACCCGGCATGTCCCGCCCGGGCCTGGGAGTCCCGCACCCGCATCCCCCACTGCCCCCGGGGCCGCACGCCCGGCGGCTTGCCCCAGCCGGCGAGATGGAGGGCCCAGGTGACCAGGACGCCCGCCCCCGCGATCACCAGCCCGGCTCCGACGGCCGGCAAGGAGGCCACGCACACCCCCGCCCCCGCCAGCCCGCTCCCGGCGGCGCCGATACAGAAACCGGTCCAGCCGGCGATCGTGTGACCCTCGTCGTGCAGACTCATGAGCGGCCCCCCAAGGACTCTGTCTCGTGGACTGAGAGATGCACGCCCGACTATCCCAGGCAGCGGAGAACTCAGGAAGACGGACGACAAGGCGAACGACGCCATTGCACCCGCCTCGCGGAAAGCCCGCACGCGAAACGCCGAAGGCCCCGGATCTCTCCGGGGCCTTCGGTCTGTGTGCACTCGGCAGGATTCGAACCTGCAACCTTCTGATCCGTAGTCAGATGCTCTATCCGTTAAGCTACGAGTGCTTGTTCTTTTGTTTTTGTCTCCGTTTCCGGCCCTTTCGGCCCGTCCCGGCGACAAGAAGAACATTACACGACTGCCACCGACATGTGAAATCCGTTAGGCATACCCCTTCTGACCTGCGGAAACGCCGATTCGGCGGCTCGCGGGCGTCGGCCGGAAACCATGCGGGAGGGCGGAGCGGGACAGGTCACTCCGGCCTTTGTGCGCCGAAGGCAAGCCCCTGCGCGGCTTCCAGGGATCTGAGTCGGCATCCGCGATCACCGGGAGCTTCCGTCAGACGGGGAGGACTGCCCGCTCGTCCGTGGCCCGTCCCTCGCGTCG comes from the Streptomyces sp. NBC_00820 genome and includes:
- a CDS encoding HAMP domain-containing sensor histidine kinase, with amino-acid sequence MSGRRRPRTRRGRAGQPRTLRTRLVVASVTLIAVVCAVIGSVTTLALRSHLYEQLDGGLHEAGRRLSGEFAPPGQGEPLGQGKPTAQGNAAGPGIGHTGRFGGEKSLSAFVTRGPQPQFTIAAEVENGSATEGELGQKSAATLQMIARSLDGAQLAALDSVPRDGQPHTVRVPGLGSYRVQYAHGPNGDFYVGIPTKDTDGTIGTLILIEVSVTVAGLVAAGIAGTVIVGVATRPLRRVAATATRVSELPLHSGEVNLSERVPEAECDPHTEVGRVGAALNRMLDHVHDALHARQRSETRVRQFVADASHELRTPLASIRGYAELTRRGREQVGPDTRHALGRIESEAGRMTLLVEDLLLLARLDAGRPLRFERTDLVPLVVDAVSDARAVGSAHNWRLDLPDEPALAPADAARLQQVLVNLLGNARTHTPPGTTVTARVRRQGPWLCADVEDDGPGIPPELLPHVFERFARGDSARSRATGSTGLGLAIVRAVAAAHGGAVSVESAPGRTVFIVRLPASDPVAPASDPASPVPSPASPVPSLVAPVPSPVAPVPSPATPTPRPVSGAVGQVSGTVGRVSGPGGQQDSQPPHSATTRVRQGS
- a CDS encoding response regulator transcription factor encodes the protein MTTTSSQGRTELLRPDGSPVRVLVVDDELSITELLSMALRYEGWQIRSAGDGQGAVQTAREFRPDAVVLDMMLPDMDGLAVLGRLRRELPDVPVLFLTAKDAVEDRIAGLTAGGDDYVTKPFSLEEVVARLRGLIRRAGAADRRSESVLVVGDLTLDEDSHEVWRAGDSIHLTATEFELLRFLMRNPRRVLSKAQILDRVWSYDFGGQANVVELYISYLRRKIDAGREPMIHTRRGAGYLIKPAVA
- a CDS encoding antibiotic biosynthesis monooxygenase family protein, with product MSDQQDSPVVPGPTPALRPPYYAVVFTSTRTADDPEDPDAYDRTGAHLSRLVREVPGFLGEDFARTPGGLAISVAYFRDLAGIEEWRRHPDHLAAKRRGRERWFERYTIHIARVEHSHSHGHSHSHG
- a CDS encoding DUF2797 domain-containing protein, producing the protein MAHDAHVWKCSGLRWTPDGPLLLWGGGRRSALSRGKRVAFAVVDGSARGCVGARGNACPVRAVVPGRSKGARCEECARLDRAHSVAADTIADDPRPYRVYLAWFGPGLVKVGITALERGSARLLEQGAVCFSWLGTGPLMAARRTEELLRAALQVPDRIPYAVKRAVRSTLPATEAERAAEITELHARAVDLGGWPESLTREPCQVVDHVGVFGIAGADPAVGDVVELLAGGRVSGELVAAAGPDLHLAVAGRGVVVLDTRLLPGWRLAPLRAGLSEVTLPVREFRREQEGLF
- a CDS encoding BRO-N domain-containing protein, whose product is MYEYDDTQSGQSGQPGQSGEQRRDAIDVNDFVFAATGARVRRLTTPEGEHWFPAADVAVNLGYANTRQALLWHVAPDCTKRLAEFAQGVYPVDALRKLAGHRLQKSMKLVSLRGLIALVSGCTKPECAPFKAWVSEVIATVQRDGSYTLEAAPVQPAPTGDTAYLMPQQVADAIVRLEERNIRADEALAVAQSERIEQMRRGNEQLGRVNENLGRVGEHLGRVDENLGRANDHLGGIDARLSVLGARAGGLQDVLGRIADTLDVIAERLRPPAPVAGPPPVITPQRLLATWREKNLVVTEDVHAVAAYLAPALVRGPVPCRLEEVAGRTGLTLDRVHDCVRMLIKRGCMRQVGSAADGRPVYVLP
- a CDS encoding HGxxPAAW family protein, which gives rise to MSLHDEGHTIAGWTGFCIGAAGSGLAGAGVCVASLPAVGAGLVIAGAGVLVTWALHLAGWGKPPGVRPRGQWGMRVRDSQARAGHAGCVACRLAGRGRDSRSVEVAGAAVPGEAG